The Pueribacillus theae genomic interval TGCAGATCCCTTGACAATCCTATGTGAATCATGCGGCGGGACGAGATATTCAGACGAAGCACTGTCATATTGATATTATTAAGATAAAAATATAGTGGAGATTTTAGATTTAACGGTAGACGAGGCTATGAACGAATAGAACAACACTTATTTATACTTCATATTCTGTATTTCCATTTTCTCATAAATCTACTTCGATAAACATTGGTAGCGGAAATGATAAATTATATGGAAAATTTATCCGAATATCCAGTATATATAGTACAATAGGTGTATTCGTTATCCTTATTTATCATTCTCATACTTCGGAGGAGAACAAGTATGCTAAATAAAGTAAATTTTTTCTTTTTAGATGATCTAGACCCTTTTACCTATATATATTTATTAACAATGTTAATAATATTTATTATTTCATTTTTAGTATTTTTGTTTTTATATTTAAGGTATAGATATTCAAGAAAAGAAATTGTAAAGAAGTTAAACGAATTAAATGATGCTGGTATTACAAATAAATTTGCTCAAATGAATGACTGGTGTAACACAAAAAACAAGTCCATTCCTGCTGAAATAAAAAAAGCTTGGAAGAGTTATTATAATAATTTTAAAGAGTTGCAAAAAGGTGAAGAAATTTTTACACCTGATGTCTATGACTTCTTTTTGGAAGAACATTTAGTAAAAGGATTAGGGAAAAGGAAAATTATTGAGGTTTTTCCGGGAATTTTCTTATCAGCCGGTATACTCGGTACGTTTATTGGATTAGTCCTTGGGCTTGAGGGATTAGGTAACGACTCGAGTACTGAAGCCTTAAAAGATGGTGTTTTAACTTTAATTGGTGGAATGAAGATTGCTTTTTATACTTCAATACTAGGTATAATCCTTTCGGTGTTATGGCAACTGCTCGATAAGATTATTTTCTATCCTTTAATTGTACATAATTTTCAAACATTACGTAATGAGATGGATCTTGCGTTTCCTACAAAAAGTGAGGGCAGCATCCTCCAAGAGATGGCCAGCAATCAAAAGAATCAAATGGCAGATTTCCAAGACTTTATGTCAGATGTTTTAATACATCAGTTAACTTCCGGGATAACGGAAGCGATTCAAACAGCACTTGAGCCCCAATTTCAACAGACGAATGACATGATGAGACAGGTTATCGAACAGTCCAGTCAAAATCAATTGGATGGAATTAATGAAATGGTTGATCACTTTGTTACTTCATTAAATGAAATTACTGGAGATCATATGAAAGATCTTGGGGAAGCTTTACGTAAAACCGTTGAATGGCAAGAAAAGGTACATACAGAGATGACCGTGTTGGTTCAATCTATGCAAGCCTCGGCTAAGGAACAGTCTTTAATGGTAGAAAAAACGACTAAACTGACAGAACAGATACATGGTTACACTGATCAAATTTCTGAATATCAATCTGTTTTAGAAAGGACCGTTTTTCAGTTAAATGAAACAACAGATAAAAATAAACAATTACAGGACACTATTGCTGAATTACTTGAAAAAATGACGGAAGAAAGAAAAACATTTAACGACTATTTTTCTAAACACATAGAAAGCTTGAAAGAAAATGTTGCCTCATTACATTCTCAAACAAATCTCCAAATGGAATTACAAGATAAATATGGGGAACTAATGGACGAAATCTATCTTCATCTTCAAGACCTTGCAATATTTACTGAAAATAACCAAAACTTATCTCAGGTGCTCGGCCAACAGGGCGAGATATTTATAAACACGCAAAAAGATTTAAAAAATCTGCTTGATGAGATTAATCACGTGACAGAGAATAATCTTGTTTTTCATGGGGATCTACTTAATCTATATTCGGAAGTTTCCGATGAAAGGAAACAAATGAGTGAATTG includes:
- the zorA gene encoding anti-phage ZorAB system protein ZorA, whose protein sequence is MLNKVNFFFLDDLDPFTYIYLLTMLIIFIISFLVFLFLYLRYRYSRKEIVKKLNELNDAGITNKFAQMNDWCNTKNKSIPAEIKKAWKSYYNNFKELQKGEEIFTPDVYDFFLEEHLVKGLGKRKIIEVFPGIFLSAGILGTFIGLVLGLEGLGNDSSTEALKDGVLTLIGGMKIAFYTSILGIILSVLWQLLDKIIFYPLIVHNFQTLRNEMDLAFPTKSEGSILQEMASNQKNQMADFQDFMSDVLIHQLTSGITEAIQTALEPQFQQTNDMMRQVIEQSSQNQLDGINEMVDHFVTSLNEITGDHMKDLGEALRKTVEWQEKVHTEMTVLVQSMQASAKEQSLMVEKTTKLTEQIHGYTDQISEYQSVLERTVFQLNETTDKNKQLQDTIAELLEKMTEERKTFNDYFSKHIESLKENVASLHSQTNLQMELQDKYGELMDEIYLHLQDLAIFTENNQNLSQVLGQQGEIFINTQKDLKNLLDEINHVTENNLVFHGDLLNLYSEVSDERKQMSELSTEVRKQLLDQLGEMDKRVESLELIMASAQETLGNTNEHLRSSMEQFAEHMYQGLDRTFNQFDKELSTAVQHLSRGVGAIQEGIVDLPDEIDKFSHSVKELNKQAEMLIKQSS